In Oryctolagus cuniculus chromosome X, mOryCun1.1, whole genome shotgun sequence, a single window of DNA contains:
- the LOC127487108 gene encoding uncharacterized protein yields the protein MAMPYAGAEEKRHSRRVDSLHRRPLLPLRKAWPSQPTVAISRQAGARAGEGKEVLFSPTELRSGLKSGEEMQGPWRQPSGHQPFVSWLSEADLFRDCSPRVLCPIRAASPARIPVSDPRGSAQSMKMALEVFLRSWHRSEVSLSTRCERPPVASVMSLRTVTARPRVTQQESSPRCPSPTLKTSTALHSRHPQAGRRGRGRCPMRRH from the exons ATGGCCATGCCTTACGCAGGGGCTGAGGAGAAAAGACACTCGCGACGGGTGGACTCACTGCACCGTAGACCACTTCTG CCCCTGCGTAAGGCATGGCCATCTCAGCCTACTGTGGCGATCAGCAGGCAAGCAGGCGCCCGCGCTGGGGAAGGAAAGGAGGTCTTGTTCTCTCCCACTGAGCTCCGGTCGG GACTGAAGAGTGGAGAGGAGATGCAAGGCCCTTGGAGACAACCTAGCGGACACCAGCCCTTTGTGTCTTGGCTGAGTGAAGCAGATTTATTCCGGGACTGCA GTCCTCGCGTTCTCTGTCCCATACGGGCCGCGTCTCCCGCCAGAATCCCCGTCTCAGACCCGAGGGGCAGTGCGCAGAGCATGAAGATGGCACTGGAG GTCTTTCTTAGGAGCTGGCACAGATCAGAGGTCAGTCTGTCTACACGCTGCGAACGGCCCCCCGTGGCCTCTGTCATGTCTCTAAGGACCGTCACAGCCCGGCCCCGAGTGACACAACAG GAATCCTCACCCAGATGCCCCTCGCCGACGCTGAAAACCAGCACAGCCCTGCACTCAAGGCACCCGCAGGCAGGCAGGCGAGGAAGAGGCCGGTGCCCAATGAGGAGACACTGA